From Strigops habroptila isolate Jane chromosome 1, bStrHab1.2.pri, whole genome shotgun sequence, a single genomic window includes:
- the TCEA1 gene encoding transcription elongation factor A protein 1 isoform X2, translating into MKNCLVAAGALDLLKELKNIPMTLELLQSTRIGMSVNAIRKQSTDEEVTSLAKSLIKSWKKLLDGPSTDKDSEEKKKEPASSSQNSPEAREESSSSSNSSSRKEEGSAPSNSFIPSFPRAPSTSDSVRVKCREMLSAALRTGDDYIAIGADEEELGSQIEEAIFQELKNTDMKYKNRVRSRISNLKDAKNPNLRKNVLCGNIPPDKFAKMTAEEMASDELKEMRKNLTKEAIREHQMAKTGGTQTDLFTCGKCKKKNCTYTQVQTRSADEPMTTFVVCNECGNRWKFC; encoded by the exons tCTACCAGAATTGGAATGTCAGTGAATGCAATACGCAAGCAAAGCACGGATGAAGAAGTTACATCTTTAGCAAAATCTCTGATCAAGTCTTGGAAGAAACTGTTAG aTGGACCTTCAACTGATAaagattcagaagaaaagaaaaaggagcctGCGTCTTCCTCACAAAATAGTCCtgaagcaagagaagaaag cAGTTCAAGTAGCAattccagcagcaggaaggaggagggtAGTGCTCCCTCAAATTCTTTCATCCCTTCTTTTCCCCGGGCTCCAAGCACTTCGGATTCTGTACGAGTGAAATGTagagaaatgctttctgcagctctcaGAACAGGAG ATGATTACATTGCTATTGGTGCTGATGAAGAAGAGCTGGGTTCTCAGATTGAAGAAG CTATttttcaagaattaaaaaacactgatatgaaatacaaaaacagGGTACGAAGTAGAATATCGAATCTCAAGGATGCGAAGAATCCTAACCTAAGGAAAAATGTGTTATGTGGGAACATTCCTCCTGACAAGTTTGCCAAAATGACAGCAGAG GAAATGGCAAGTGATGAGCTGAAAGAAATGCGCAAAAATCTGACCAAAGAGGCTATTAGAGAGCACCAGATGGCTAAAACAGGAGGTACCCAAACTGATCTGTTTACATGTGGCAAGTGCAAAAAGAAGAACTGTACATACACCCAG GTTCAAACCCGCAGTGCCGATGAACCCATGACAACATTTGTTGTCTGTAATGAATGTGGAAACAGATGGAAG TTCTGTTAG
- the RGS20 gene encoding regulator of G-protein signaling 20 isoform X3 yields the protein MGSERMEMRKRQMSTTQETPGAAQAPLSAGNRGSNACCFCWCCCCSCSCLTVRNQDEERARRTSHELQAEGIPNCEESPAPTLEEVNAWAQSFDKLMLTPAGRNAFREFLRTEFSEENMLFWMACEELKQESNKSVIEEKARLIYEDYISILSPKEVSLDSRVREVINRNMLEPSQHTFDDAQLQIYTLMHRDSYPRFMNSAIYKDLLQSLSEKSIEA from the exons ATGGGATCAGAGCGGATGGAGATGCGCAAACGGCAGATGTCTACGACCCAGGAGACCCCAGGTGCTGCACAGGCTCCACTCAGCGCAGGAAATCGAGGGTCCaatgcctgctgcttttgttggtgctgctgctgcagctgctcatg TCTTACTGTTAGAAATCAAGATGAAGAGAGAGCAAGGAGAACATCTCATGAGCTGCAAGCAGAGGGTATTCCAAACTGTGAGGAAAG CCCTGCTCCTACTCTTGAAGAAGTAAATGCCTGGGCTCAATCATTTGACAAGTTGATGCTTACTCCAGCTGGCAGAAATGCTTTTCGTGAATTTCTACGAACAGAATTCAGCGAGGAGAACATGCTTTTCTGGATGGCCTGTGAGGAACTGAAACAAGAATCCAACAAAAGTGTcattgaagaaaaagcaagactaATTTATGAAGATTATATTTCTATCCTTTCTCCAAAAGAG GTCAGTCTGGACTCCAGAGTAAGAGAAGTTATTAATCGAAATATGCTGGAACCCTCACAACATACCTTCGATGATGCACAGCTTCAAATTTATACCTTAATGCACAGAGACTCCTACCCACGGTTTATGAACTCTGCTATTTATAAGGACTTGCTTCAGTCCTTATCTGAAAAATCCATTGAAGCatag